In Lacrimispora indolis DSM 755, a genomic segment contains:
- a CDS encoding NAD(P)/FAD-dependent oxidoreductase encodes MEGKLKEIPTKAADVVIIGGGPAGLAAAAELYHKGIRNLVILEREKQLGGILRQCIHDGFGLTRFQTALSGPEYAQRFIDAIEELHIPYITDTTVLEVTRDRLVTAASREGMMQWKAKAVILTMGCRERTRGAIGIPGERPAGVFTAGAAQAYMNLFNTMPAREAVILGSGDIGMIMARRLTLEGAHVKAVFEIQPYPSGLPRNIEQCLNDYGIPLYLSHGITAIHGNTRLTGVTASQVDENFMPIPGTEKEYQCDTLILSVGLIPENELSLDAGVILDERTRGACVDEYFQTRADGIFSAGNVLHVHDLVDFVSLEAESLADSVAEYIKKGSLNPAVIPVKTDCNIAYTVPQRISGTREFILSLRVKKPMKDCRIVVRQAGKEVAVKKMKKAIPAEMIRFGISHEKLVSGSELEVCVEC; translated from the coding sequence ATGGAAGGAAAGTTAAAGGAGATCCCAACAAAGGCAGCAGATGTGGTGATTATAGGCGGAGGGCCTGCAGGACTTGCGGCAGCAGCGGAACTTTACCATAAGGGAATCCGGAATTTGGTGATCCTTGAGAGGGAAAAGCAGCTGGGAGGCATCCTGCGCCAATGCATTCACGACGGATTTGGCCTGACCCGCTTTCAGACCGCCTTAAGCGGGCCTGAATATGCCCAGCGTTTCATAGATGCCATAGAGGAGTTACATATTCCTTACATAACCGACACAACGGTGTTGGAAGTGACCCGTGACAGGCTGGTGACGGCAGCTTCCAGGGAAGGCATGATGCAATGGAAGGCAAAGGCGGTGATTCTGACCATGGGATGCCGGGAACGCACAAGAGGAGCCATCGGAATTCCGGGAGAACGGCCTGCAGGCGTATTTACGGCAGGGGCTGCCCAGGCTTATATGAATCTTTTTAATACCATGCCGGCCAGGGAAGCGGTAATTCTGGGGTCTGGCGATATCGGCATGATCATGGCCCGGCGCCTTACCCTGGAGGGAGCCCATGTGAAGGCAGTATTTGAGATTCAGCCTTACCCCAGCGGACTGCCCCGAAATATTGAACAGTGCCTAAACGATTACGGCATTCCTTTGTATTTAAGTCATGGCATAACCGCAATTCATGGAAATACCAGGCTTACGGGGGTCACTGCTTCCCAGGTGGATGAGAATTTTATGCCCATTCCTGGTACGGAAAAGGAATACCAGTGTGATACGCTGATTCTTTCCGTAGGCCTGATTCCGGAAAATGAGCTGTCCTTAGATGCGGGAGTCATCCTGGATGAACGGACCAGAGGGGCCTGTGTAGACGAATATTTCCAGACGAGGGCAGACGGGATATTTTCAGCCGGAAACGTTCTTCATGTACACGATCTGGTTGATTTTGTATCTTTGGAGGCGGAGAGCCTGGCTGATTCGGTGGCCGAATACATAAAAAAAGGCAGCCTCAATCCGGCTGTCATCCCTGTGAAAACGGATTGCAATATCGCGTATACGGTGCCTCAGCGGATCAGCGGGACAAGAGAATTTATCCTGTCCTTAAGGGTAAAAAAACCGATGAAGGACTGCCGCATCGTTGTGCGCCAGGCAGGAAAGGAAGTGGCCGTAAAAAAGATGAAAAAAGCCATTCCTGCGGAAATGATCCGCTTTGGCATTTCTCATGAAAAGCTGGTATCCGGTTCAGAGTTGGAGGTGTGTGTGGAATGCTGA
- a CDS encoding polyribonucleotide nucleotidyltransferase, which translates to MYKSFSMDLAGRTLTVDVGRVAKQANGAAFMHYGDTVVLATATASDKPREGIDFFPLSVEYEEKLYAVGKIPGGFNKREGKASENAILTSRVIDRPMRPLFPKDYRNDVTLDNIVMSVDQDCSPELTAMLGSAIATCISDIPFDGPCASTQIGLVDGELVVNPTQAQKQVSDMALTVASTREKVIMIEAGANEVPEDKMIEAIFKAHEVNQEIIKFIDTIVAECGRPKHEYTSCAVPEELFAAIKEIVTPEEMEVAVFTDEKQVREENIRKITQKLEEAFAEKEEWLSVLGEAIYQYQKKTVRKMILKDHKRPDGRAMNQIRHLAAEIDMLPRVHGSAMFTRGQTQILNICTLAPLSESQRLDGIDDMETSKRYMHHYNFPSFSVGETRPSRGPGRREIGHGALAERALIPVLPSGEEFPYAIRTVSETMESNGSTSQASICSSSMSLMAAGVPIKAAVAGISCGLVTGDTDDDYIVLTDIQGLEDFFGDMDFKVGGTHKGITAIQMDIKIHGLTRPIIEEAIRTTREARLYILDEVMAKAIAEPRKEVGKYAPKIDQISIDPQKIGDVVGKQGKVINKIIEETGVKIDISDDGSVSVCGTDQAMIDRAIQIIKSIVTEIEAGQVITGKVVRIMNFGAFVELAPNKDGMIHISKLSEKRVAKVEDVVNIGDEVTVKVIEVDKMGRINLSMKPADLAAKAEDKKEEKVSE; encoded by the coding sequence ATGTACAAGAGTTTTAGTATGGATCTGGCCGGCAGGACATTGACCGTTGATGTCGGCAGAGTAGCAAAGCAGGCAAACGGCGCAGCGTTCATGCACTATGGTGACACCGTAGTATTAGCCACTGCAACTGCTTCTGATAAGCCAAGGGAGGGAATCGACTTCTTCCCCCTGAGCGTGGAATATGAAGAAAAATTATACGCCGTAGGAAAGATTCCCGGCGGCTTCAACAAAAGAGAGGGAAAAGCGTCTGAAAACGCCATTTTAACTTCCCGTGTCATTGACCGTCCCATGAGACCCCTGTTTCCAAAGGATTACCGTAACGATGTGACCTTAGACAACATCGTCATGTCCGTAGACCAGGACTGCAGCCCGGAGCTGACGGCTATGTTAGGCTCCGCCATTGCCACCTGCATTTCCGATATTCCTTTTGACGGTCCCTGTGCTTCCACCCAGATCGGCCTTGTAGACGGAGAACTTGTGGTAAACCCGACCCAGGCTCAGAAGCAGGTATCTGATATGGCTCTTACGGTGGCTTCCACAAGAGAAAAAGTCATCATGATCGAGGCAGGAGCCAATGAGGTTCCGGAAGATAAGATGATCGAGGCCATTTTCAAAGCTCATGAAGTAAACCAGGAAATCATCAAATTCATTGATACCATCGTAGCAGAATGCGGAAGGCCAAAGCATGAATACACCAGCTGCGCAGTGCCGGAAGAGTTATTTGCTGCCATTAAGGAAATTGTCACTCCGGAAGAGATGGAAGTTGCCGTATTTACCGATGAAAAGCAGGTAAGAGAAGAAAACATCCGCAAGATCACCCAGAAACTGGAAGAAGCCTTTGCAGAAAAGGAAGAGTGGCTGTCCGTATTAGGAGAAGCCATTTACCAGTACCAGAAAAAGACCGTCCGCAAGATGATCTTAAAAGACCACAAGCGTCCTGATGGCCGTGCCATGAATCAGATCCGCCATCTGGCAGCAGAGATCGATATGCTTCCAAGAGTGCATGGTTCCGCCATGTTCACCCGCGGCCAGACCCAGATTTTAAATATCTGTACCCTGGCTCCATTATCAGAAAGCCAGAGATTAGACGGCATTGATGATATGGAAACATCAAAGAGATATATGCACCACTACAATTTCCCGTCCTTCTCTGTAGGAGAGACAAGGCCTTCCAGAGGACCGGGACGCAGGGAGATCGGTCATGGCGCGCTGGCAGAAAGGGCATTGATCCCCGTACTTCCTTCAGGAGAAGAATTCCCATATGCAATCCGTACCGTTTCCGAGACCATGGAGTCCAATGGTTCCACCTCTCAGGCAAGCATCTGTTCCTCCTCCATGTCCTTAATGGCGGCAGGTGTTCCCATTAAAGCGGCTGTTGCAGGTATTTCCTGCGGTCTGGTTACCGGAGATACGGATGACGATTATATCGTTCTGACCGATATTCAGGGACTGGAAGATTTCTTCGGCGATATGGACTTTAAGGTGGGAGGAACCCATAAGGGTATAACTGCCATCCAGATGGATATTAAGATCCACGGCCTTACAAGACCGATCATTGAGGAAGCTATCCGAACCACCAGAGAAGCAAGACTTTATATCCTTGACGAGGTTATGGCAAAAGCCATTGCAGAGCCGCGTAAGGAAGTTGGCAAGTATGCTCCGAAGATCGATCAGATTTCCATTGATCCTCAGAAGATCGGCGATGTGGTAGGAAAGCAGGGTAAGGTGATCAATAAGATCATCGAAGAGACCGGCGTAAAGATCGACATTTCTGATGACGGAAGTGTATCTGTATGCGGAACCGACCAGGCTATGATCGACCGCGCGATCCAGATCATAAAGAGCATTGTAACAGAGATCGAAGCAGGTCAGGTCATCACAGGAAAGGTTGTCAGGATCATGAACTTTGGCGCCTTTGTTGAGCTGGCTCCCAACAAGGATGGAATGATCCACATTTCCAAGCTGTCTGAAAAGAGAGTGGCAAAGGTTGAAGATGTGGTCAACATCGGCGATGAAGTGACTGTTAAAGTCATTGAAGTTGACAAGATGGGCAGAATCAACTTAAGCATGAAGCCGGCAGATTTGGCTGCTAAGGCAGAAGATAAGAAAGAAGAAAAAGTGTCAGAATAA
- a CDS encoding FadR/GntR family transcriptional regulator: protein MEKQTLAEVASQKLLQMIQEKGYVPGDKLPTEVELSEVLEVGRNTVREALRILMSRNIVTIRQGSGTFLSDKNGVADDPLGFTMIEDRRKLTEDLIQVRVMLEPPIAALAAQNATEEDIRCLEQILLDLEEMIENREDYSEKDSQFHAQIANCSHNLVMANLVPVITDGVHIFAVSVRETEYEQTLLSHRRIFEAIRDRKPVEAQQAMNFHLMYNDNRYKEEGR, encoded by the coding sequence ATGGAAAAACAGACACTGGCAGAAGTTGCCTCCCAAAAGCTGCTGCAGATGATACAGGAAAAGGGGTATGTCCCAGGAGACAAGCTGCCTACTGAGGTGGAGTTGTCTGAGGTCCTGGAGGTGGGGCGCAATACGGTCCGTGAAGCGTTGAGAATCCTGATGTCCCGGAATATTGTCACCATCCGGCAGGGATCGGGAACCTTTCTCTCAGATAAAAATGGTGTGGCCGATGATCCTCTGGGTTTTACCATGATAGAAGACAGAAGAAAGCTGACGGAGGATCTGATTCAGGTCAGGGTCATGCTGGAACCTCCGATTGCAGCTCTGGCAGCCCAGAACGCCACGGAAGAGGATATCCGGTGTCTGGAGCAGATCCTTCTGGATCTGGAGGAAATGATAGAAAACCGGGAGGATTATTCGGAGAAGGATTCCCAGTTCCATGCCCAGATTGCCAACTGCAGCCATAATCTGGTCATGGCAAATCTGGTACCCGTGATCACGGATGGGGTCCATATTTTTGCTGTTTCAGTCCGGGAGACGGAGTATGAGCAGACACTCCTGTCACACCGCAGAATATTTGAAGCCATCAGGGACCGGAAACCGGTGGAGGCACAGCAGGCAATGAATTTCCATTTGATGTATAACGATAACCGTTATAAGGAAGAAGGCCGGTAA
- a CDS encoding DUF1667 domain-containing protein — protein sequence MLKEFTCIICPNGCEITADIEINEGKNILIRSMDGALCPRGETYVRQELTDPRRNIATSVLVKGGILPLASVRLTKPIPKGRIFDAMEEIKRCSLTAPVTAGTVVVKNILGYDADVIVTKSVPAGELPE from the coding sequence ATGCTGAAGGAATTTACCTGTATTATCTGCCCCAATGGATGTGAAATAACCGCGGACATAGAAATAAACGAAGGCAAAAACATTCTGATACGGTCTATGGACGGCGCTCTTTGTCCCAGGGGGGAAACTTATGTAAGGCAGGAACTGACCGATCCCCGGCGTAATATTGCAACTTCAGTTCTTGTAAAAGGAGGTATTCTGCCCTTAGCCAGTGTGCGCCTGACAAAACCCATCCCCAAAGGCAGGATTTTTGATGCCATGGAAGAGATAAAAAGGTGCAGTCTGACTGCGCCTGTAACAGCCGGAACGGTTGTGGTGAAAAATATTCTTGGGTATGATGCAGATGTGATTGTGACAAAATCCGTGCCGGCCGGCGAACTGCCGGAATGA
- a CDS encoding ABC transporter substrate-binding protein, which yields MRRMKKVLCMAMAVGMTVSSLAACGSSPSGTTKAAAAGETQAGAKSTATGTPIKVGVSNMVTGPMAAGGLRMKQAVTMAFEEINAKGGVLGGRPLEMVLVDDTGTPTGAVNAVNKILGENVSVSIGPHTSPMASATQELYRKAGVPFISAATSPKLLDAQNPYFFRISVSDGSVGPAMVEFAREQFSAKKIGALYDTDDYGVAADNATKQYCETNGIEYYSEGFTSGDKDLTSQLSKIKGWGPDVIFDFSHDAEAALVVRQLDELGMGELPHVGPNALAQSQTYDLCDAKQLEGTYASTDFYADQTNETMKKFLDDFKARWGADVERYAAMYYTAAYLTADAIERAGSDKPEDIRKALSETKDFNAVFGKLNCSGQGEMNTNLYILEFDGEKNMSVSKQVSLN from the coding sequence ATGAGAAGGATGAAAAAAGTTTTATGCATGGCAATGGCGGTCGGTATGACTGTCTCATCCCTGGCTGCCTGCGGCAGCAGTCCGTCAGGAACCACGAAGGCAGCGGCGGCAGGAGAAACTCAGGCAGGGGCTAAATCCACTGCCACCGGAACTCCGATCAAGGTTGGAGTATCCAATATGGTAACAGGCCCTATGGCGGCAGGCGGGCTTCGCATGAAGCAGGCCGTAACCATGGCATTTGAAGAAATAAATGCAAAAGGAGGAGTGCTGGGCGGCAGGCCTTTGGAAATGGTTTTGGTTGATGACACAGGAACCCCCACAGGTGCAGTGAATGCGGTCAATAAGATTCTTGGAGAGAATGTTTCGGTTTCCATTGGCCCCCATACTTCCCCTATGGCATCAGCAACCCAGGAATTGTACCGGAAGGCAGGAGTTCCATTCATCAGCGCGGCAACCTCTCCAAAGCTTCTGGACGCACAGAATCCATACTTTTTCCGCATATCCGTTTCCGATGGATCGGTTGGACCGGCTATGGTGGAGTTTGCCAGGGAACAATTCAGCGCCAAAAAGATAGGAGCGCTCTATGATACGGATGATTACGGTGTGGCAGCTGATAATGCCACAAAGCAGTATTGCGAAACAAATGGAATTGAGTATTATTCCGAAGGCTTTACATCAGGGGATAAGGACTTGACTTCACAGCTTTCCAAGATCAAGGGCTGGGGACCGGATGTGATTTTTGACTTTTCCCACGATGCGGAAGCGGCTTTGGTCGTGCGCCAGCTGGACGAGCTGGGCATGGGAGAACTGCCTCACGTTGGCCCAAATGCCCTGGCACAGTCCCAGACTTATGACTTATGCGACGCAAAACAGTTGGAAGGGACTTATGCTTCCACTGATTTCTATGCAGACCAGACCAATGAGACCATGAAGAAATTTCTGGATGATTTTAAGGCCCGCTGGGGAGCTGATGTGGAACGTTATGCAGCCATGTATTATACTGCAGCCTACTTAACGGCCGATGCCATTGAACGGGCCGGCTCCGATAAACCGGAGGATATCCGCAAGGCTCTTTCCGAAACAAAGGATTTTAATGCTGTATTCGGCAAGCTTAACTGCTCTGGGCAGGGGGAGATGAATACCAACCTTTATATTCTGGAGTTTGACGGGGAAAAGAATATGTCTGTATCCAAGCAGGTGTCTTTAAACTGA
- a CDS encoding sigma 54-interacting transcriptional regulator: MVKILIFMPRNNMRERFERAVSKLSPKGEDIRMELIHVFGTPDSLSKNKDAEIMVARGMTYDRLKKLFPKKHIVELRLTSFDIVDALVRCKETFAPHRIALCLQKQEFASVKNLEVLCGAGIEFYDISDEESCKQAIKDLKIKGIDVVVGAGTICGLCDKSGIPRIHIETKDMAIEQALLEAVNAARTINNERAKADMMRMILNSSEDAIIAVNEAGRILAINNQAYIAYQLSTQDHYINNPLKVIHKELKWQQAMESEKETSELMKINGKNYFIQYKPIMVDNHSAGTMIITQNAQKIMETETKIRRGLSEKGLTSKYTFEDIIGNSRAIKDNISMAKRYSSVDSNVLIIGETGTGKELFAHSIHRASKRSHEPFVALNCAALPENLLESELFGYESGAFSGASRNGKIGLFELAHKGTIFLDEIGEIPFALQAKLLRVLQEKEIRRIGSDRVLPVDVRVISATNIDIEKQIKEGNFRSDLYYRLNLLDIIIPPLRERKEDIMTMVDFYMLRFACEIGKSAPRISAGAGKLLTEYEWPGNVRQLRNICERLTVLNDTGIILENDISQLKIFKKAEKKENMLSPILQCTEFNQCCGLQPRMKKKDLAEELGVSRTTLWRMIKRQEENS; this comes from the coding sequence ATGGTAAAAATTCTGATATTTATGCCCCGTAATAACATGAGAGAACGATTTGAGAGGGCTGTTTCAAAATTGAGTCCCAAAGGAGAAGACATCAGAATGGAGCTGATTCATGTTTTTGGAACGCCGGATTCTCTTTCCAAAAACAAGGACGCAGAAATTATGGTGGCCAGGGGAATGACTTATGACAGGTTGAAAAAGCTGTTCCCAAAGAAGCATATCGTAGAGCTTCGCTTAACCAGCTTTGATATTGTGGATGCTCTTGTAAGATGCAAAGAAACCTTCGCACCGCACAGGATCGCCCTATGCCTTCAGAAGCAGGAATTTGCCTCTGTAAAGAATCTGGAGGTGCTGTGTGGTGCAGGGATCGAATTTTACGACATTTCGGATGAGGAAAGCTGCAAACAGGCCATCAAAGACCTGAAAATCAAAGGAATTGATGTGGTGGTGGGAGCAGGAACGATCTGCGGACTGTGTGACAAAAGCGGAATACCGAGAATTCATATTGAAACAAAAGACATGGCAATTGAGCAGGCGCTTTTAGAAGCTGTAAATGCAGCAAGAACCATTAATAATGAAAGGGCCAAAGCCGATATGATGCGCATGATCCTAAACAGCAGTGAAGATGCCATCATAGCGGTCAATGAAGCGGGGAGAATTCTTGCGATCAACAACCAGGCCTATATTGCCTACCAGCTGTCCACCCAGGACCATTACATCAACAATCCTCTGAAGGTCATTCATAAAGAGTTAAAGTGGCAGCAGGCCATGGAGTCAGAAAAAGAAACTTCAGAGCTGATGAAGATAAACGGAAAAAATTATTTTATTCAGTACAAACCCATTATGGTGGATAATCATAGTGCCGGAACCATGATCATTACCCAGAATGCCCAGAAAATCATGGAAACAGAAACCAAAATACGCCGGGGGCTAAGCGAAAAAGGATTGACCTCCAAATATACCTTTGAGGATATTATCGGAAACAGCCGGGCAATCAAAGATAACATATCCATGGCAAAAAGATACAGCAGCGTGGATTCCAACGTACTGATCATAGGGGAAACAGGAACCGGGAAGGAGCTTTTTGCCCATAGCATCCACAGGGCAAGCAAAAGGAGTCATGAACCCTTTGTCGCATTAAATTGTGCGGCTTTGCCTGAAAACCTGCTGGAAAGCGAATTGTTCGGATATGAATCGGGAGCCTTTTCCGGTGCCTCCAGAAATGGAAAAATCGGTCTTTTTGAACTTGCCCACAAGGGAACCATATTTTTAGACGAGATCGGAGAAATACCTTTTGCACTCCAGGCAAAGCTGCTTCGGGTACTGCAGGAAAAGGAAATAAGGAGGATCGGCAGTGACCGGGTGCTTCCAGTGGATGTCAGGGTGATTTCGGCGACTAATATTGATATAGAAAAACAAATCAAAGAAGGGAATTTCCGTTCGGATCTTTATTACCGGCTGAATCTGCTGGATATTATCATTCCCCCGCTCAGAGAAAGAAAAGAAGATATCATGACCATGGTCGATTTTTACATGCTGCGCTTTGCCTGTGAAATCGGTAAATCGGCGCCCAGAATTTCCGCCGGAGCCGGTAAGCTGCTGACGGAATATGAATGGCCCGGAAATGTCCGCCAGCTCCGCAACATCTGCGAGCGATTAACGGTTCTGAATGATACGGGTATCATTCTGGAAAATGATATCAGTCAGCTTAAAATCTTTAAAAAAGCAGAAAAAAAAGAGAATATGCTCAGCCCAATACTCCAATGTACGGAATTTAACCAATGCTGCGGCCTGCAGCCCAGAATGAAAAAAAAGGATCTGGCGGAAGAGCTGGGGGTCAGCAGGACAACTCTCTGGAGAATGATAAAAAGACAGGAAGAAAACAGTTGA
- a CDS encoding GntR family transcriptional regulator has product MTKNFTQNPGESAREFALRFLLDQIINLEFAPGQKISDIEISKELNISRTPVREAILSLTNGHLIESYPQKGIFISLIDCNIVEQVCTMRRMIEGPLAEMSCDFITQEHLDNLYDYITLQKDYASNGPRENFEKFLALDIAFHKEFYDMCGMNFIYDTMQTIMPHFDRQRKLSYQINVSDRVINDHTAICKAIEEGDKKRASQAMVRHISTALADQPMLKKQFPDYFI; this is encoded by the coding sequence ATGACAAAAAACTTCACTCAAAACCCGGGAGAATCCGCTCGTGAATTTGCCCTGCGGTTTCTTCTGGACCAGATCATCAACCTGGAATTTGCACCAGGACAAAAAATCTCTGACATCGAGATTTCAAAGGAATTAAACATCAGCCGTACTCCGGTAAGAGAAGCCATTCTTTCATTGACCAACGGCCATCTGATCGAAAGCTACCCTCAAAAGGGGATTTTTATTTCTCTGATCGATTGTAATATTGTAGAACAGGTATGCACCATGAGAAGGATGATAGAGGGACCGCTGGCAGAAATGAGCTGCGATTTTATTACCCAGGAGCACCTGGACAATTTATATGACTATATAACCCTCCAAAAGGATTATGCATCCAATGGACCAAGAGAAAATTTCGAGAAATTTCTGGCTCTTGATATTGCTTTCCACAAAGAATTTTATGATATGTGCGGAATGAACTTTATCTATGATACCATGCAGACCATTATGCCTCACTTTGACCGTCAAAGAAAACTGAGTTACCAGATCAATGTATCGGACCGTGTCATCAATGATCATACCGCCATCTGCAAAGCCATTGAGGAAGGGGATAAAAAGAGGGCTTCCCAGGCCATGGTCCGCCATATATCCACAGCACTGGCAGATCAGCCTATGCTGAAGAAACAATTTCCTGACTATTTCATTTAG
- a CDS encoding NAD(P)/FAD-dependent oxidoreductase, translated as MKQLYDVLIIGGGVIGSAIAREMSRYSLKIGVLEKNLDVCCETSGRNSGVVHGGFAYDTGSLKARLCVEGSQNMGRLSEELDFPFHRCGKVLVGNTPDDREALKQTIKQGEANGVKGLELIDKERLHELVPAVVGEFAMYSPASGIVDPFGYTIALAENASENGVDYFFDCEVRAIGKDSDSNYVLTTSGGKFFSRWVVNSAGLGCGKISELLGIKGYKIIGSKGDYIILDKRTGPLLPMPVYPVPSNTYMGIHVTNTTDGNVIVGPNADMTENFSYYGVPQENMDYLAESASDLWPCINKRDYIRNYSGILPKWVDENGVIQDFKIEVQDDVAPRAINLVGIESPGLTAAVPIARYAVGLMAEREKLELNTSFHPIRRGIQRFSELSKEEQNLKILENPDYGEVICRCEKVTKAEILQAIYNPLGVDTLAGIKYRTRSMMGRCQGGYCQMRIAQMLEQELGKKEDQIQYARKGSYMFFGKVRQEVESWKES; from the coding sequence TTGAAACAATTATATGATGTACTCATTATCGGCGGCGGGGTAATTGGAAGTGCAATTGCAAGGGAAATGTCCAGATACAGCTTGAAAATAGGTGTTTTGGAAAAAAACCTGGATGTATGCTGCGAGACCAGCGGACGTAATTCCGGAGTGGTTCACGGAGGATTTGCATATGACACAGGTTCTCTAAAGGCAAGGCTCTGCGTGGAAGGCAGCCAAAACATGGGACGACTTTCCGAAGAACTGGATTTTCCCTTTCACCGCTGCGGCAAGGTGCTGGTAGGAAATACCCCTGATGACCGGGAAGCGCTGAAACAGACCATAAAGCAGGGCGAAGCCAATGGAGTAAAGGGACTGGAACTTATAGACAAAGAGCGGCTTCACGAACTGGTGCCTGCTGTTGTGGGGGAATTTGCCATGTATTCTCCTGCCAGCGGGATTGTGGATCCTTTTGGCTATACCATTGCTCTGGCTGAGAATGCCTCGGAAAATGGTGTGGATTATTTCTTTGACTGTGAGGTGAGGGCCATTGGGAAGGATTCGGACAGCAACTATGTCCTTACGACCTCAGGCGGGAAATTTTTCAGCCGCTGGGTGGTGAACAGCGCCGGCCTGGGCTGCGGAAAAATATCGGAGCTATTGGGAATCAAAGGTTATAAAATCATAGGCTCCAAAGGAGATTATATCATTCTGGATAAAAGGACCGGTCCTTTGCTTCCCATGCCCGTATATCCGGTTCCCAGCAACACCTATATGGGGATCCATGTGACCAATACAACAGATGGCAATGTTATCGTGGGGCCAAATGCTGATATGACTGAGAATTTTTCATATTATGGGGTACCACAGGAAAATATGGATTATCTGGCAGAAAGTGCTTCAGATTTGTGGCCCTGTATCAATAAGAGGGATTATATCCGCAATTATTCCGGGATCCTTCCTAAATGGGTGGATGAGAATGGCGTTATACAGGACTTTAAAATTGAGGTACAGGATGATGTGGCGCCCCGTGCCATAAACCTGGTAGGCATAGAATCTCCGGGCCTGACTGCCGCTGTCCCCATTGCCCGATATGCTGTCGGTCTTATGGCAGAGAGAGAAAAGCTGGAACTCAACACCTCCTTTCATCCCATACGAAGGGGAATCCAGCGGTTTTCGGAGCTATCGAAAGAGGAGCAGAACCTTAAAATTCTGGAAAATCCCGATTATGGGGAGGTAATATGCCGCTGTGAGAAGGTGACAAAAGCAGAAATCCTTCAGGCAATCTATAATCCGCTGGGAGTGGATACCCTGGCCGGGATCAAATACAGGACCCGTTCCATGATGGGACGCTGCCAGGGCGGTTACTGTCAGATGCGTATTGCACAGATGCTGGAGCAGGAGCTTGGAAAGAAAGAAGATCAAATCCAATATGCCAGAAAGGGTTCTTACATGTTCTTTGGAAAAGTGCGGCAGGAGGTGGAGTCATGGAAGGAAAGTTAA
- the rpsO gene encoding 30S ribosomal protein S15 yields MISKEKKAAIIAEFGRKAGDTGSPEVQIAILTERITELTDHLQKNPKDHHSRRGLLMMVGQRRGLLDYLKKTDLEGYRSLIEKLGIRK; encoded by the coding sequence ATGATTTCAAAGGAAAAGAAAGCAGCTATTATCGCTGAATTCGGCAGAAAGGCCGGCGACACAGGTTCACCGGAAGTACAGATCGCAATTCTGACAGAGAGAATCACAGAATTAACTGATCACCTTCAGAAGAACCCAAAAGATCATCATTCCAGAAGAGGCCTTCTGATGATGGTTGGACAGAGAAGAGGTCTTCTTGATTACTTAAAGAAGACAGACTTAGAAGGCTATCGTTCCTTAATCGAGAAGTTGGGAATCAGAAAATAA